TAATGGTATTCTAAACAAAATACAATAAATTTTATTTTTTTCTTGCTTAGCGGCTCTGCGCCTGTGTGTGAAATTTTTACTCACAAAGATGCATAGCCGCAAATTCATAATAATTAAATCTGGTATAGACTTCCCGGTAGTTTTTTTAAATTATCTAATCCTTCTTAAATTTATTTACGAACGACGAAAGATTAGTAGCATAACCTACCATTATTTGTGGATAAAAGTCTTTTGAACCCAAGTGATAGAAACCTCCTAATCGGGCATAAATTCCATCATTGGAATTACGAGGATCAATCTTGCTATATAAATTAAGCTGTATTCTTACAACGCTTTTATCATCCATATTGGAATTCTTAGAATAGACAATTGGTATATTCTTTAATGAGCCTCTGGCATTGAGCCAATTAAACCCAAGATTTATATCGGCGCCAAAATTCAGTTCAGGACGTATCTCGAAATTAGTGCTAATTTCATGTGTAAGGGCATTCAGTTGGTACTTCCTTTCTTCGTCTGCATCTGCTTTTTGGATCATATAGCGAGCCCCTGCTCTGTAATAACGAACCCCATAACCGAAACTCCACTCCGTAGAAAGTGGTTTCAATTCGATATTTAGAAAATCCAACCCTATTCCTGCATTAATATTATTATACTTTATATAATCAAAAATATTAATCTCAAGTGTAGATAACTCATTCGGACTTACACCGTTTGGAGCATTGACCGGTGTCATAAATCTGGAACTGTCATCAAAGCCATTATAAATTGTTGCATTAATATCTGCCCGCAAGGCACTAAAAGCAGACCAGATACTTACATTTGAAATCCATAACGGTACCTTTAATCTTCCTTCTGCCAAAAGTAGGGAATTGGCATTTTCAGAATTAAGTCCTAAAAAATCAGAAAAAATAACAGCCGTAAAATAATCTGCCAATCTACGTTGCTCAACTTTTACTGAATCTCCTGCCTTTATCCTATAATCATTATTTCTTACAGAAAAATTGAAAGTTCTTTCAGAAGGGTAATAGTGGAATAAGTCATTGTAATTCAGAAAATATCCATCTGCGTCATCATCGTTTGGAGAAATTTTTACATATTGTGTCGAATTGATAAACCCTCTGAGCGGAATACTATGTCGTATATTTCTAGTTACAAATTCTCTGTTTTTTTTAGATTCCTTGTGTTTAAGCATGCCTATTACTTCTATATCTTTAGCCTTATTATTAAAAAACCTCACAGTAGCATAATTTGGAACAAAAACAGCATCTTCATCTAATCCAATAGAATCATTTTTAAAAATTCTCGATGTTATTTTATAAATCCTCACGCCTTCTTTGTTCAACTTTAAAATTCCTGAGTATTGAGGTTCCAGATTCTCTATCTTTTTTAATAGTGTAGAAATCGAATCGTTGAATTTTTTTGAAACTTCTTTAGTAATTGCGTCTTCATTAAATTTTTTACAATAATCATATATTAAACGGTAATCATAATCTGTAAAACCTGATTCACTATGTTTTGTTAATAAATAGCCCTTAAACTGAGATTTAAAATCAGCATATTCTATTTTAAATTCCATTTTATGTGTGGTTGAACATGTTGGTATAGCAGTATTGCAAACCCTTATATTAAAAAAATTCTTCCTTATATTAGGTTTTACACTAACTTCATAATTTTTACCTGTTGCAACCACATTTTTTATAAAATCGTAATCATCTTCACCTTTATTTTTTTTCAAAAAATCTTCAAGATTAACCCTGTCATTAACTTTAAATCCTGCTTTGATCATTGCAGCATGCTCCTCTGTTGTCAAAAACAGTTTCATTAATTCGTCATCAGCATTTTCTTTTTCATAAAAGTCTTCATAAAAAGTTGCCTCATCAGAAACATCTATGATCTCTTCTTCATTCTTAAATAATTTAATTCCAACTGAACCGTTCTCTGCATTTTTTTTCGATTTGAACAGAAAAAGTTTGCTGTTTTCAAACAAATCTTTGTCTCCTTCTTTGGATATTTCCGAAATGTATTCCTAAAAGGATACCTTACTCTTTATATAAACAATTTTTGTTTTAATAAGTTTTAAAAACTCTTCTTTAGGAAGGGTTTGCATAGCATCTAAAAAATTATCATAGGCAATCGTATCTTTCGGAAGAGTTATGGTAAGATCATTATTTATTATAAACTTATAATTCTTAATAAGTCCATCAAGTTTACTGTGAATAGTTTCTATAAAAGATGATACAGCCGTATCGTTTGGAAGAATTACTTTTTTTGAAATATTATCATTCGTAAGGTTTGTAATATGAACATCAAAATCGTCAACATCATTCCTTCCCATTTTTATTTCTATATCGTTACCCATATAGGTAAATTTAAATGTATTGTTTTGGGCGAATATCGAATAGCCAATAAAAAAAAACGCAGTACTTATAAGTATATTTTTCATCTTTTATAAATATTAAAAAAATAAACAATATGTTAACTAAAAAAATAAATTATGAAGCAATAAATTGATATTTTAAATAAATAAAAACAATTAATTAACTATATTTAACAAAAATAAACCATTTAAAAAAAACACCTTTACGGTTTTCCTCATCCCTATAAAAAAATTAATCTTACATTAAAATTTCCTTTTAAAAAGTAATAGTTCTTACTTCCTAATTTTTACACTATTCCTAATTTTACCCTCTTAAAAATACATACCCTAAAAAATAATTCTAAAAATTTCCTTTAATTTGTACAAACGCAAATAAAATGGAATTCAATCCTGACGAACTCGATCAAAAAGCCATCTACAAACTCATCAGCGGAGCTGTTATTCCGAGGCCTATCGGATGGATTTCAACCATTAGCAAAGATGGTATTAATAATCTGGCTCCCTTTTCATTTTTTAATGTTGTTGGAGACGACCCACCCCATGTCATGTTTGCAACGGCCCACTCCAACCAGCAGAAAAAAGATACCCTTGCCAATACGTTAGCTACCGGAGAATTTGTTGTAAATCTGGTTACTGAAGATATTGTTGAGGCCATGAATACTACCGCGCAGACTGTACACGCAGATATTGATGAATTTGAACTGGCCGGCCTTACTCCTGTTCCTTCTGTTAAAGTAAGTCCACCAAGAGTCAAGGAAAGCCCCATTTCTTTTGAATGCAGGCTTGTTCACCATTATTCTCTTGAAGGACACAAATATGGCGGCGCTACAGTTGTTATAGGCAGGGTCGTAATGTTTCATTTTGACGAAAAGGTATTGCTTGACGACTATAAGATTAATATGGAAAACTACAAACCTGTAGCAAGGCTCGCCGGATCGAACTACTCAAAACTGGGAGAAATATTCGCAATTAAAAGACAGTAACAAAACAAAACGAAATCTACCCTGCCAGGGTTGGAACCCTGGCAGGGTGATACTAAAAATATATACATAAAATGAAAATATCCGTAATAGGTGGCGGTCCCGGAGGACTCTACTTTTCTATATTAGCCAAAAAGGCCAATCCGGAATTTCAAATAGACGTCTATGAACGTAACAAGGCAGATGATGCTTTTGGTTTTGGTGTAGTGTTTTCAGACGAAACTCTAAGTGAATTTCTGTCGCGAGACCCTAAATCCTATGAATTGATTCGAAGCCGGTTTGCCTATTGGGACGATTTGGATATTGCACGCGACGGCCAAAAAATACGTATTACAGGAAATGGATTCTGTGGCTGTTCCAGAAAAACATTATTGCAGCTATTGCAGCAAAGATGCCGGGAAGAAGGCGTTATTTTACATTTTGAACATGTAGTAGAAGATTTGGCCGCATTTAAAGACTCTGATGTAATTGTAGCCAGCGATGGCATTAACAGCCTATTTCGCGACAAGCAGGCTACTGATTTCGGAACCACTTCCTCACTACAAAAAAATAAATTTGTATGGATGGGCTCTACCCGTCCGTTAGATGCTTTTACTTATTTTTTCCGAAATACACCCTATGGTCCTATTGTAGCCCATACCTATCAGTATGAAGAAGGAAAAAGTACCTGGATATTTGAAACTTCGCCTGAAACATGGGAAAAAGCAGGTTTCGTGACAGAAGATGAAGAAGGCACCATACAAAAGCTTTCTGAACTTTTCAAAGAAGAATTGGACGGACATGGGCTGATTTCAAATCGTTCGCATTGGAGAAATTTTCCGATTATTACCAATACTGTCTGGCATAAAGATAATATCGTGCTCCTTGGCGATGCCAAAGCTACTGCCCACTATTCCATTGGTTCAGGAACCAAATTGGCAATGGAATGTGCTATTGCCCTGGCCGATGCCATTACCGCTCATCCAAAAGATATTCCGCAAGCTTTCGAAATGTACGAACAAAGTCGCCGCAAACGCGTGGAAATGATACAGCATGCAGCCAAGGTATCGTTAGAATGGTTTGAAGACATGGACAGACATATTCAACAGGATTTTCTTCCTTTTGCCTTTGGTGTTATGACTCGTTCTAAGAAAGTTACTCTGGAAAATCTTGCTATAAGAGATGCTTCTTTTACGGACGCTGTTTTAAAAGATTTTAATAAATCTATTGGTAATGCTGAAACTAAAACACCACCGGCATTTACTCCGTATCAACTTCGCCAAATGCAACTGCAAAACAGAATAGTCATGGCACCTATGGAACAATATGCTGCCAAGGACGGATTGGTTTCTGACTGGCATCTGGTGCATTATGGCAGCCGTGCGACAGGTGGTGTGGGACTTGTTCTAACAGAATGCGTTGCTGTAAGTGAAGAAGGAAAAATTACTTTAGGTTGTCCGCTTATAAGTTCTCAACAACAAATAGATAGCTGGAAAAAAATAACTGATTTTATTCATCAGAACAGCAAAAGTAAAATAGGAATACAACTCGGTCACTCTGGTCGAAGAGGTGCTGTAAAACGCCCTTGGGAAGGTCATGATGAACCAATTGAAACTCCATGGAAACTCCTCGCTCCTTCTGCTATACCTTACAACAGTAAGATGCCGGTGCCAAAAGAAATGGACAGGCAGGATATGGAAAATGTCATTATGCAGTTCCGCAATGCAGCAAAAAATGCAGAACTGGCCGGATTTGATATGATAGAATTACAGGCCAACCATGGCTACCTGTTAGCCTCATTTCTCTCACCGCTAACCAATAACCGCAAAGATGAATATGGCGGAACCGTAACCAATAGGTTAAAATTTCCATTAGAAGTATTCAAAACTGTAAGAGAAAACTTTGATAAAAACCGTCCTATTTCTGTAAGGATTTCAGCTAACGACTGGGCTTATGGCGGTATTACACCGGAAGACGTGTTGGAAATAGCAAAAGCATTTCAACAAGCCGGAGCCGATTGTATTGACGTGTCCTCGGGATATACCGTGAGTCATCAAAAACCCGCCTATGGAAGAATGTACCAGACCCCATTTTCTGACGCTGTGAGAAACTCTACAGGAATTCCGGTAATTACTGCCGGAACCATACAGGATATCGACCAAATTAATACCATCATACTCAACAGAAGGGCTGATTTGGTTGCTTTGGGAAGACCACTCCTACTCGACCCGGGTTTTGTAAGGAACGCCCAGGCCTATGAACAATATCCTGCCGGAGATATTCCCAAGGCCTATGAAGCGGGAATCTCACATCTTTATCCTTATAAATTAAGTGAAAGAAAAGCTGTGGAAGGAATGAAGAAAGCGTTAAAACCGGAAAGCCATAAAAAATAGTTGATAATTGATAGTTGATAATTTGAAAATTGTAATTAAAAATGTTTCAAGATAATTTCGCACAAAAGCACCTGCCATCACAAAAACTGCAACCGGATTATATTTACAATCATCCGGATTTTCAGCTCCCGGAAGCACTTAACTGCGTAGATAGATTATTGGATTCGCATGTCAGAGAAGGTCGTGGCCATCATATTGCCATGCGCACTTTTGAAAAAAACTGGACATATCAGGATTTATATGAAAAAGCGAACCAGATTGCACATGTGCTGGTTGACGATTTGGGTTTGGTTTCAGGCAATCGTGTACTGATACGTTCTGCCAACAATCCAATGTTTGTGGCTTGCTGGTTTGCCGTGCTCAAGGCTGGCGGTATCGTGGTCGCAACAATGCCTTTGCTGCGTGAAAAAGAACTTGAAGTCATGATTGACAGTGCCGAAATATCACATGCTTTTTGCGATTATCGTTTGGAAGAAGCATTAGCTTCAGTAAAATCTACTTTTCTCAAACAGGTCATCACGTTTGACGGCACAGAACAAAGCCTGTCAAAGCTTGAAACACTAATGCATAACAAACCTAAGGAATTTGAGAATTTCCCAACAAAAGCAGATTCGGTTGCCCTAATTGGTTTTACGTCCGGCACTACCGGAAACCCGAAAATGACCTCGCATTATCACAAAGACATACTCCTTATCTGTGAAGCTTTCCCAAAATATTCCTTACAACCCGTTCCGGAAGATATTTTTACCGGTAGTCCGCCTTTGGGGTTTACTTTTGGTTTGGGAGGACTTGTTCTTTTCCCATTTTATTTCGGAGCATCCACATTCCTGATTGAAAAACCGAGTCCGGAACTATTACTGGAAGCCATACAAAACCATAAGGTTTCTATTGTATTCACGGCACCAACAGCCTGGAGAGTATTGGCCACTAAAGTCAAAGACTACAATATTTCATCACTACGCAAATGTGTATCAGCAGGCGAAACTTTGCCTGAAAAAGTCTGGGAAGACTGGTATGAAGCAACCGGCCTGAAAATTATTGACGGCATTGGCGCAACAGAAATGCTGCACATTTTCATTTCTTCTAACGAAGAAAATATGAAAAAAGGTGCTACAGGATTGCCAATACGAGGTTATGAAGCCCGTATCGTAGACCGTAAAGGCAACGAATTAGAAATCAATGAACCGGGAAGATTAGCCGTAAGAGGAATTACCGGATGTAAATACCTGAACCGTACCGACAAGCAAAAAGAATACGTACAGGATGGCTGGAACCTTACCGGTGACATTTTCCGTAAAGACGAAGATGGCTACTATTGGTTTGTAGCCCGCGGCGATGACATGATTATTTCTTCAGGTTACAACATTGCGGCTATAGAAGTTGAAAGTGTATTGCTGAAACATGAGGATATCTCAGAATGTGCAGTAGTAGGGCTACCTGATGAAAACCGCGGTATGCTGGTATGTGCCTATGTTGTTTTAGCCGATAAATCCAAGGCTTGCGATGAGTATGTCAGGAGCTTACAGGACTGGTTTAAAGAAAATGCCGCACCTTATAAATACCCAAGAGAAATCCGTTTTCTGGAACAGCTACCAAAGACAGAAACAGGAAAAATCCAACGATACAAATTAAAGGCTTTTGGCAAGGGAAATTGAGGAAAATTCACTAATATTATCCTTGATAATTTCTTTTAAAAACAAACAAAACTAATGAGAAAAGCATTTGTAGTATTAAGCATCACGGTATTGGCCATTATCGGTATAATGACCTATATCAACTGGAAAGCCAGCTTCCTATTGCTAATATTCATCCCTTTGATTATCATGGGATTGTATGACATGTTCCAATCTAAAAAAACAATCCGCAGAAACTTTCCACTTGTTGGAAGAATGCGCTATCTTTTGGAATCTCTGGGTCCGGGTGTTCGCCAATACTTTATTGAAAAAGACCTGGACGGAAAGCCATTCAACCGTTTGGAAAGAAGCCTTGTTTACCAGCGAAGCAAAAAAGAGACAGACTCCAACCCTTTTGGTACCCAATTAGATATCTACGAAGTAGGTTACCAATGGATTAACCATAGCATCAAGGCTATTCCTTTCTCAAAGGTCGATAGTAATCCAAGAATCAGAATCGGGTCTTCACAATGTGAAAAGCCTTACGATGCCAGTTTATACAATATCAGCGCCATGAGTTTTGGCTCCCTAAGCCGTAACGCGATACAGGCACTTAATGCCGGTGCCAAACAAGGCGGATTTTATCATAACACTGGTGAAGGTGGCCTTTCTCCATATCATTTGGAAGGCGGCGATGTAGTTTGGAATATCGGGACAGGTTATTTCAGTTGCCGTGACGACGATGGTAATTTCTCTTACGAACAATATGCCAAAAGAGCCGTTCTTGATAATGTGAAAATGATTGAAATTAAATTCTCTCAAGGTGCCAAACCGGGACATGGAGGGATATTGCCAAAAGAAAAAGTAACCGATGAAATTGCGGCCATACGTTTGGTAAGCAAAGGAAAAGACATCATTTCGCCTCCTACGCACTCTGCTTTTTCAACACCCTTGGAATTGATGGATTTCATCAAACTACTGCGAAAAGGTTCTGGCGGAAAGCCAATTGGTATGAAAATCTGTATTGGAAACAAATCAGAATTTATCGCTATCTGTAAAGCCATGGTAGAAACGGAAACTTATTTTGATTTTATTACAGTTGATGGCGGCGAAGGTGGAACCGGTGCAGCTCCTCAGGAATATTCTGACCACGTAGGTATGCCTTTAAGAGACGCATTGGCCTTTGTGTATGATTGTCTCGTTGGATTCGGTATTAAAAACCAAATTAAAATCATATGCAGCGGTAAGATAATTACAGGTTTTGACATCATCAAGACATTAGCAACAGGTGCAGACCTTTGCAACTCAGCCAGAGGGATGATGTTCGCCTTAGGCTGTATTCAGGCTTTGGAATGCCACGCTAATACCTGTCCTACCGGAGTCGCTACTCAAGACCCGAGACTCGTTAAAGGATTGGTACCCGAAGAAAAGAGTATTCGAGTAGCTCGTTTTCAGCATGAAACGGTAAAAAGCGCTATGGAACTCATGGCTTCTGCAGGAATCTGCCATCCGGATGAAGTTGACCGACATGTAGTCAGCATGAGAGTTGACAGAACCAAAATTCAGACATTTGCAGAAACCTATCCGGAACTGGAAAATGGCTGTCTGTTAAATGAAAATACGGTACCGGAAAATTTCCGTTCTTTTTGGAAAAAAGCGGCTGCCGCAAGCTTTTAAAAATACCTTAAAGCCATTTTAATTATGAGCAATTATTTTATTAAAGAGGAAAAAATACGTTTTCAGCATGTTGATTATGCAGGAATAGTCTTTTATCCTCGTTTTCTCGAAATGCTGAACGCCTTAGTCGAAGATTGGTTTGAAGAAGCTTTGGAACGTCCGTTTGCTACCATACACGAAACCAATGGTATTCCAACAGTCGATTTAAAAGTACAATTCAGGAAAGCAGCCCGATTGGGAGAAATTTTGAAAAAATATCTATGGGTAAAAAATCTGGGCAGTGCTTCAATGGTTTGCGGATTCCGTTTTGAAGATCAACAGGGAAAAACCTGTCTTGAAGGCGAAGTTACACTTGTGAATGTAGCTATTAGTACCAATAGGGAAAACATCAAATCTGAACCTTTTACTGAAGACATGAAACAAAAAATAACTCCTTTTTTGTCTGAACGCTAAGATTCAAAATCAGAAATCAGAAAATAGATAATAGAAAATAGATATATAGACTATTTAAGCCAAAATCATAAATCATAAATCATAAATCATAAATCATAAATTCATCAATAAAATGGAATTTCCAAAATTTAAAGCCGCTGCAGTACAAACCGCCCCGGTATTCCTAAATGCACAGGCCACGACAGATAAAGCCATAGCATTCATTAAGGAAGCTGCAGGAAAGGGAGCCTCTCTTGTTGCTTTTCCTGAAGTTTTTATTGCCGGCTATCCGTATTGGAATTGGATTATGACTCCTGTACAAGGCAGTAAGTGGTATGAAGTTTTATACAAATGCTCCATAACAACAGATGGCCCCGAAGTACAACAGCTATGTCAGGCTGCCAAAGAACACAACGTGCATGTTGTAATTGGAATCAACGAAAGAGGAAACAGCTACGGAGAAATTTATAACACCAACCTGATTATAGACAATAATGGAATACTTATTGGGAGACACCGTAAACTCGTACCTACCTGGGCTGAAAAACTTACATGGACAAGCGGTGATGGTTCTTCTTTAAAAGTATATCCTACTGAAATAGGTCCAATCGGGACATTGGCCTGTGGAGAAAATACAAATACTTTGGCTCGATTTACTTTACTTTCGCAAGGCGAATTGATTCACATAGCCAATTACATTTCACTTCCTGTTGCTCCACCCGATTATAATATGGCCGAAGCAATAAAGATACGTGCTGCCGCCCACTCCTTTGAAGGAAAATTATTTACGATTGTTTCCTGTTCTACAATTTCTCAGGAAATAATGGATGCCTTGAAAGAAGATGTACCCAATGTTCAGGAATTGCTTACCAGAAAAAACTCTGCCTTCTCTGGCATAATAGGCCCTAATGGGGCCGTTGTTGGTGAGCCGCTAATTGACGAAGAAGGAATCGTCTATGCTGATATTGACCTATCCAAATGCATCCAGCCAAAACAAATGCACGACATATTGGGACATTACAACCGTTTCGATATTTTCGACCTTAGGGTAAATGTTACTCCAACAAGAAAGATTACCTTTATAGATAACCATGAAGAGTTTTCTAAAAAATAAACTTTAACCCTAACCTGCCAGGGTTTAAAACCCTGCCAGGGTTGAAGAAAAAAAATAAACGCCATACAACATGAAAATACAGCCATTAGAACATGAAAAGTTCTATCACATTTTTAATCGTGGAAATAATGGTATCAATCTCTTTTATGATGCTGATTGTTATTATCATTTCCTAAGACTATATGAAAAATATATAGAGCCTGTAGCTGAAACCTATGCCTGGTGCCTGCTAAAAAATCATTTCCATCTTTTGGTTTATATAAAATCACAAAATGAGATTGATAATCGCAAGCTAAAATATTCAACCGTTGAAAAACCAAGAATAATAAGCGCATCTAAACAGTTCTCGCATCTGTTTAATGCATATACACAGGCAATAAACAAACGTTTCAAAAGAACGGGAAGCTTATTTGAAAAACCGTTTCACAGGAAATTAGTAGCATCAAATGATTATTTTCAGAAATTGGTTGTTTACATTCACAATAACCCTGTACATCATGGTTTTTGCAAAAATATAAACGATTACCCATGGTCTTCTTACGGAAGTATTATTTCTGAGAAA
The sequence above is drawn from the Flavobacterium lindanitolerans genome and encodes:
- a CDS encoding acyl-CoA thioesterase, producing MSNYFIKEEKIRFQHVDYAGIVFYPRFLEMLNALVEDWFEEALERPFATIHETNGIPTVDLKVQFRKAARLGEILKKYLWVKNLGSASMVCGFRFEDQQGKTCLEGEVTLVNVAISTNRENIKSEPFTEDMKQKITPFLSER
- a CDS encoding FMN-binding glutamate synthase family protein, with amino-acid sequence MRKAFVVLSITVLAIIGIMTYINWKASFLLLIFIPLIIMGLYDMFQSKKTIRRNFPLVGRMRYLLESLGPGVRQYFIEKDLDGKPFNRLERSLVYQRSKKETDSNPFGTQLDIYEVGYQWINHSIKAIPFSKVDSNPRIRIGSSQCEKPYDASLYNISAMSFGSLSRNAIQALNAGAKQGGFYHNTGEGGLSPYHLEGGDVVWNIGTGYFSCRDDDGNFSYEQYAKRAVLDNVKMIEIKFSQGAKPGHGGILPKEKVTDEIAAIRLVSKGKDIISPPTHSAFSTPLELMDFIKLLRKGSGGKPIGMKICIGNKSEFIAICKAMVETETYFDFITVDGGEGGTGAAPQEYSDHVGMPLRDALAFVYDCLVGFGIKNQIKIICSGKIITGFDIIKTLATGADLCNSARGMMFALGCIQALECHANTCPTGVATQDPRLVKGLVPEEKSIRVARFQHETVKSAMELMASAGICHPDEVDRHVVSMRVDRTKIQTFAETYPELENGCLLNENTVPENFRSFWKKAAAASF
- a CDS encoding AMP-binding protein, which gives rise to MFQDNFAQKHLPSQKLQPDYIYNHPDFQLPEALNCVDRLLDSHVREGRGHHIAMRTFEKNWTYQDLYEKANQIAHVLVDDLGLVSGNRVLIRSANNPMFVACWFAVLKAGGIVVATMPLLREKELEVMIDSAEISHAFCDYRLEEALASVKSTFLKQVITFDGTEQSLSKLETLMHNKPKEFENFPTKADSVALIGFTSGTTGNPKMTSHYHKDILLICEAFPKYSLQPVPEDIFTGSPPLGFTFGLGGLVLFPFYFGASTFLIEKPSPELLLEAIQNHKVSIVFTAPTAWRVLATKVKDYNISSLRKCVSAGETLPEKVWEDWYEATGLKIIDGIGATEMLHIFISSNEENMKKGATGLPIRGYEARIVDRKGNELEINEPGRLAVRGITGCKYLNRTDKQKEYVQDGWNLTGDIFRKDEDGYYWFVARGDDMIISSGYNIAAIEVESVLLKHEDISECAVVGLPDENRGMLVCAYVVLADKSKACDEYVRSLQDWFKENAAPYKYPREIRFLEQLPKTETGKIQRYKLKAFGKGN
- a CDS encoding flavin reductase family protein, with translation MEFNPDELDQKAIYKLISGAVIPRPIGWISTISKDGINNLAPFSFFNVVGDDPPHVMFATAHSNQQKKDTLANTLATGEFVVNLVTEDIVEAMNTTAQTVHADIDEFELAGLTPVPSVKVSPPRVKESPISFECRLVHHYSLEGHKYGGATVVIGRVVMFHFDEKVLLDDYKINMENYKPVARLAGSNYSKLGEIFAIKRQ
- a CDS encoding FAD-dependent monooxygenase; translated protein: MKISVIGGGPGGLYFSILAKKANPEFQIDVYERNKADDAFGFGVVFSDETLSEFLSRDPKSYELIRSRFAYWDDLDIARDGQKIRITGNGFCGCSRKTLLQLLQQRCREEGVILHFEHVVEDLAAFKDSDVIVASDGINSLFRDKQATDFGTTSSLQKNKFVWMGSTRPLDAFTYFFRNTPYGPIVAHTYQYEEGKSTWIFETSPETWEKAGFVTEDEEGTIQKLSELFKEELDGHGLISNRSHWRNFPIITNTVWHKDNIVLLGDAKATAHYSIGSGTKLAMECAIALADAITAHPKDIPQAFEMYEQSRRKRVEMIQHAAKVSLEWFEDMDRHIQQDFLPFAFGVMTRSKKVTLENLAIRDASFTDAVLKDFNKSIGNAETKTPPAFTPYQLRQMQLQNRIVMAPMEQYAAKDGLVSDWHLVHYGSRATGGVGLVLTECVAVSEEGKITLGCPLISSQQQIDSWKKITDFIHQNSKSKIGIQLGHSGRRGAVKRPWEGHDEPIETPWKLLAPSAIPYNSKMPVPKEMDRQDMENVIMQFRNAAKNAELAGFDMIELQANHGYLLASFLSPLTNNRKDEYGGTVTNRLKFPLEVFKTVRENFDKNRPISVRISANDWAYGGITPEDVLEIAKAFQQAGADCIDVSSGYTVSHQKPAYGRMYQTPFSDAVRNSTGIPVITAGTIQDIDQINTIILNRRADLVALGRPLLLDPGFVRNAQAYEQYPAGDIPKAYEAGISHLYPYKLSERKAVEGMKKALKPESHKK
- a CDS encoding carbon-nitrogen hydrolase family protein, producing the protein MEFPKFKAAAVQTAPVFLNAQATTDKAIAFIKEAAGKGASLVAFPEVFIAGYPYWNWIMTPVQGSKWYEVLYKCSITTDGPEVQQLCQAAKEHNVHVVIGINERGNSYGEIYNTNLIIDNNGILIGRHRKLVPTWAEKLTWTSGDGSSLKVYPTEIGPIGTLACGENTNTLARFTLLSQGELIHIANYISLPVAPPDYNMAEAIKIRAAAHSFEGKLFTIVSCSTISQEIMDALKEDVPNVQELLTRKNSAFSGIIGPNGAVVGEPLIDEEGIVYADIDLSKCIQPKQMHDILGHYNRFDIFDLRVNVTPTRKITFIDNHEEFSKK